One window of the Triticum dicoccoides isolate Atlit2015 ecotype Zavitan chromosome 3B, WEW_v2.0, whole genome shotgun sequence genome contains the following:
- the LOC119281361 gene encoding probable long-chain-alcohol O-fatty-acyltransferase 5: MQSLGHPTSASELRALAWTTLLVPMCAVYARSACRRLRPGWPRLAAILPTLPVFIYLPCLFNSYHLRLFSTFFHTWLAANKLVLLAFDLGPLKPSLPLLPFLLCTGLPIRLREGPQPTSHSASPGPSVADFLVPCGRSVLFLTGLALLFPHTGSLPLYVVHYLYCAQIFLTLDLVFSSVGLVAAAVLGSAMERQFRAPLVVASVNDFWGRQWNLMAVDLLRASAYKPVRDRWGRDAGVLAAFLMSGVLHELLYWYMTLEPPTGEMLLFFTLQAAFHVAERWARVAGLWRPPKPAAYLIGTTFMVVTISELFFGPFIRAGIDVRMIQEAADAVGLVRAVAKRLIVRLFGDASS; encoded by the coding sequence ATGCAATCCCTCGGGCATCCCACCTCTGCGTCGGAACTGAGGGCGCTCGCCTGGACGACGCTCCTTGTTCCGATGTGCGCGGTCTACGCGCGCTCCGCCTGCCGCCGCCTCCGTCCGGGCTGGCCCCGCCTCGCCGCAATCCTCCCGACGCTCCCCGTCTTCATCTACCTGCCGTGCTTGTTCAACTCCTACCACCTCCGCCTCTTCTCAACCTTCTTCCACACCTGGCTCGCCGCCAACAAGCTCGTCCTCCTCGCGTTCGACCTCGGCCCGCTCAAGCCATCCCTGCCCCTCCTCCCATTTCTCCTCTGCACCGGCCTGCCCATCAGGCTCCGCGAAGGTCCACAGCCTACCAGCCATTCTGCGTCGCCGGGACCGTCCGTCGCCGATTTCCTTGTCCCCTGCGGCCGCAGCGTTCTCTTCCTCACCGGCCTCGCCCTGCTCTTTCCACACACTGGTTCGCTCCCTCTCTACGTCGTCCACTACCTCTACTGCGCACAGATCTTTCTCACGCTCGATCTCGTCTTCTCTTCCGTCGGCCTCGTCGCCGCTGCCGTGCTGGGCTCGGCCATGGAGAGGCAGTTCAGAGCGCCGCTCGTCGTCGCGTCGGTTAACGATTTCTGGGGCCGGCAGTGGAACCTGATGGCGGTGGACCTCCTCCGAGCGTCGGCGTACAAGCCGGTAAGAGACCGGTGGGGCCGGGACGCCGGCGTGCTGGCCGCGTTCCTCATGTCGGGCGTCCTCCACGAGCTGCTCTACTGGTACATGACGCTGGAGCCGCCCACGGGCGAGATGCTGCTCTTCTTCACGCTCCAGGCCGCTTTCCACGTCGCCGAGCGGTGGGCGAGGGTTGCCGGGCTGTGGCGACCGCCCAAGCCGGCGGCGTACCTTATTGGCACCACCTTTATGGTCGTCACCATATCGGAGCTCTTCTTCGGGCCGTTCATCAGAGCCGGCATAGACGTGCGTATGATTCAGGAGGCCGCCGACGCGGTGGGGTTGGTTAGGGCCGTCGCTAAGCGTCTCATCGTCCGTCTATTTGGGGATGCTTCGAGTTAG